In the genome of Bradyrhizobium sp. CB3481, the window TCAAGATAGCGCCACGCGGAGGACAGGTCGCGAGCACGCAACGCGATACGTGTATCGACATCGCCGGCACGTTCGGCAAAGAAATCGAGGATTGCTTTCAGCCGCTCGTATTGGGCGGAGAATTCGTCTTCTTGCCTTCGCACGCCACCCCCGCGCCTGGGCAGTTTCTCCCAGGCCTTCACGGCAAGGCGATTATATTCCGCGAGGCCCGGCTCCCCGAGCACGTCGGCGTAAAGTTCCGCGGCACCTGCGAACGTCCCGTAATCGCCGTCCACCTCGCGGGCAAAGAGCTTGCGGGCGAGCTGCACGGGATCGGGCTGCGCAGACTCGGCTGCGGCGAGATGGATGTCGCGCGCACGAGCCAACAGCTCACTGCAGTAGCCATCGGAATCGTCTACATTGGCGATGGCTCGTTCGATCCGATCGATCGCGTATTCCGCAAGTTCCAGAGCGAGGTCGGAACGGCTTCCGGAAGCAAGATCATCGATGACATCGAGCGACGCATTCAGGTTCGAAGCCCAGTCCTGCACCTCACCATATTCGACATAGCCCCGCGTCTGCGTCGCCGCGTCGATCGCCTTGCGCAAGCGTTTGCGAAGCGTCCCGTCGTCGGCATCCGCGGCCGCCGCCGCCATATCCAGTCTGCGCAGCAAGACGGGATCCCGCTCCGCCAATTCCACGATCATTCCGACGAGCTGATCAACCGCTTTCCGTTTCAGATCGTCACGTATGCGGTTCAGCACGCCAGCGCCTTCCGCCTCCGCATCGGGACCTAAGGCATTGGTCGCCAACGCCACAGCGACCATGTGCTTACAAATTCCCCAATCCCTGAAAGCCACGCAAGAGCAATCGCCGCCGATGACACTGCCACGTCCCGTCAGCTCGGTACGGTAATCCTCCGTACCCGCAACTTGCGCTAACACGCGTCCCGGTTCGACGATGAGAATCTGCACTTGACCATCGCGATGGTAGGCCTCTCCGCGCGCGAACGTCTTATCGCCTGCCAGGTCACGTAACGCATCGATACTGAAGCGAGGTTGATCCTTGGCTTTCATGCGCGCTTGCAGCAGATGCTTGTGTTTGCCGGAGGTTGGGTTCCAATCTAGCTAATGAGCATAGACACCGCCAGCTGTTAAATCCCTCTCACACCACACATCCGTAATGCGCCGAAGACACCAGGCGGATGTACTTGTCGTGCACCGAGCCGGGCCGCACCGCGGCGACGGAGGCCGGCGGCCGCCAGTCGGCCAT includes:
- a CDS encoding DUF6880 family protein, translated to MKAKDQPRFSIDALRDLAGDKTFARGEAYHRDGQVQILIVEPGRVLAQVAGTEDYRTELTGRGSVIGGDCSCVAFRDWGICKHMVAVALATNALGPDAEAEGAGVLNRIRDDLKRKAVDQLVGMIVELAERDPVLLRRLDMAAAAADADDGTLRKRLRKAIDAATQTRGYVEYGEVQDWASNLNASLDVIDDLASGSRSDLALELAEYAIDRIERAIANVDDSDGYCSELLARARDIHLAAAESAQPDPVQLARKLFAREVDGDYGTFAGAAELYADVLGEPGLAEYNRLAVKAWEKLPRRGGGVRRQEDEFSAQYERLKAILDFFAERAGDVDTRIALRARDLSSAWRYLELARFCQSQGRFDEALRRAEEGLWVFEDGQPDERLVSFTVEMLLKAGRKTDAEALLWRAFDKAPGLKLYKQLRELGGKAALDRIIGILETRSTGRERSGWYSIADLLVTILIEENMFDSAWAVARKQKISFGARVALADASKAGYPREALEVYAERVNQFVNTGGNHAYAEAAKLIAQMAALQSTAQQAAYVAALKARHKQKRNFMKLLG